Sequence from the Clostridium saccharobutylicum DSM 13864 genome:
CATCTAAAAGGAACGGATTGATTAGGGAAGAACATTTACATGAAGGAGCTGTAATAGGAGCAACAAGAGATGCGATAATTCAAATATCTAACAAAGCTAGCGGACAAAATGTTGGAGGGAAAATTGGTATTGCAAGAGGTGGAGAACATATATCTGTTTGCATATTTTTAAGTATTGGATTATTACATTTGGATGAGGTTGTTATAGGCATAGGACATAGATCGTTACCAATATAATTATAATATAAATTGAATTATTTAGTGTTATAGATTGG
This genomic interval carries:
- a CDS encoding HutP family protein; the encoded protein is MESNSTKIAKIATKMAVCDRSEEDEFKKIYSQKGIKVTAVNIGGNINSSVSKILESALVASKRNGLIREEHLHEGAVIGATRDAIIQISNKASGQNVGGKIGIARGGEHISVCIFLSIGLLHLDEVVIGIGHRSLPI